A window from Xylanibacillus composti encodes these proteins:
- a CDS encoding carbohydrate ABC transporter permease, with protein MYPFGKGLSRHMPFLLLMIPVALYVLLAVGPSLVTIVFSFTNATGIPGTSWQFIGLDNYKTFFTASNAGDQVRAIGRSLYFAFAVVLIQNAVALLIAIIVNKRLRGDVFYRATYFLPVVLGVTVSGLIWQMMFNPMGGPAQKLLNVFGTQSNFFGSYDIAFELIIFVQIWMYMGYSMTIFLAGLQAIPKDLYEAGYMDGARGWSSFRHITFPMIAPAMTVNILLSIIGALQTFDIIYVLTGGNFETSTLAYNVFAAAFATTTSDFGRASAIAMIQFVFVFAFAIVAMLYFRKREVEL; from the coding sequence ATGTATCCTTTCGGAAAAGGCTTGTCCCGCCATATGCCGTTCCTCCTCCTGATGATACCGGTAGCGTTATATGTGCTGTTGGCGGTTGGACCGTCGCTAGTCACGATTGTGTTCTCCTTTACAAACGCTACGGGGATTCCGGGAACGTCCTGGCAGTTTATCGGGTTGGACAATTACAAGACGTTCTTCACAGCATCGAATGCAGGCGATCAGGTTCGGGCAATCGGCCGTTCCCTGTATTTCGCCTTTGCGGTGGTGTTGATTCAGAATGCGGTGGCCCTGTTGATTGCGATTATTGTCAACAAGAGATTGCGCGGCGATGTGTTTTACCGGGCAACATATTTCCTGCCTGTCGTGCTCGGGGTAACGGTTTCGGGGCTTATTTGGCAAATGATGTTCAACCCGATGGGCGGTCCAGCGCAGAAGCTGTTGAACGTCTTCGGAACACAGTCGAATTTTTTTGGCAGCTATGATATCGCCTTTGAGCTTATTATTTTTGTGCAGATATGGATGTATATGGGTTACTCCATGACAATTTTTCTCGCTGGTTTGCAAGCGATTCCTAAGGATTTGTATGAGGCAGGTTATATGGATGGGGCGAGGGGTTGGTCCTCCTTCCGTCATATTACTTTCCCGATGATCGCTCCGGCGATGACTGTCAATATACTACTCTCGATTATTGGCGCGCTGCAAACGTTCGACATTATTTATGTTTTGACTGGCGGAAATTTTGAAACCTCGACATTGGCGTACAATGTGTTTGCAGCTGCATTCGCAACGACCACTTCTGATTTTGGCAGGGCTTCAGCGATTGCAATGATTCAGTTCGTATTCGTTTTCGCCTTCGCGATTGTTGCCATGCTGTATTTCCGCAAAAGAGAGGTGGAGCTCTAA
- a CDS encoding SDR family NAD(P)-dependent oxidoreductase, producing MERKAAIVTGASRGIGRGTALKLAEHGYDLVITHLNEQEEAEAVAEEIVSKHGGRCHIVQCDLSESGSARNVMEQAVRAYGRIHVLVNNAGASKFDEIKKMPLDVLNYLMKLNFRAPMQMIQLVSNHMIEHGIAGAIVNIASSRAERAYPTDAIYGGMKAALVRATESIALELAPHGIRINNISPGAIQVRDEMQPFYEALGKKIPLGRGGVPSDVGSAVVWICSEEASYITGVNLRVDGGLILPGMPERLDVNPEDGWGKI from the coding sequence GTGGAGAGAAAGGCTGCAATTGTAACTGGAGCCAGCCGAGGCATTGGCAGAGGCACGGCATTGAAGCTGGCCGAGCATGGGTACGATCTGGTCATCACGCATTTAAATGAGCAGGAGGAAGCGGAGGCGGTTGCCGAAGAGATTGTTTCCAAGCACGGGGGGCGTTGCCACATTGTTCAATGCGACTTGTCTGAGAGCGGGTCTGCCCGAAATGTTATGGAGCAGGCTGTGCGAGCATACGGCCGCATTCATGTGCTGGTCAATAATGCAGGGGCCAGCAAGTTTGATGAGATCAAGAAAATGCCACTCGACGTTCTGAATTATTTGATGAAGCTGAACTTCCGGGCGCCGATGCAAATGATTCAGCTAGTATCGAACCATATGATCGAGCACGGCATTGCAGGAGCGATCGTGAACATTGCTTCATCGAGAGCGGAGAGAGCCTATCCGACCGACGCCATTTATGGCGGCATGAAGGCCGCGCTCGTGCGGGCGACCGAATCGATTGCGCTGGAGCTGGCGCCGCATGGGATTCGCATCAACAATATCTCGCCGGGCGCCATACAGGTGCGGGATGAGATGCAACCGTTCTACGAGGCGCTGGGGAAGAAGATTCCGCTGGGCCGCGGCGGTGTGCCGAGCGATGTCGGCAGTGCCGTTGTCTGGATTTGCTCGGAGGAGGCCTCGTATATTACCGGGGTCAACCTGCGGGTGGACGGCGGGCTGATATTGCCGGGCATGCCGGAGCGGCTGGATGTGAATCCGGAGGATGGCTGGGGCAAGATTTAA
- a CDS encoding prolipoprotein diacylglyceryl transferase family protein — MDFPVYIPLGPYHIHPHWLFEALAYFIGFRLYLKMRSKGQLPTVQALWLAVAAVLGAAAGSKVLFWLEDPLLTWRSITQNPAYLMEGKTIVGGLLGGLIGVEAMKKRIGWTRRTGDDYAIPLIVGMMIGRIGCFLTGLDDHTHGIRTTWWTGVDFGDGVLRHPTQLYEIAFLGLLLLALVLLRRKKVLPEGGQFQLFMFGYLLFRLLIEFIKPAPSPYLGLHAIQVACLLGLLHYIPLVIAMIRQQRKGVTPHA, encoded by the coding sequence ATGGATTTCCCTGTATACATACCGCTAGGTCCCTATCACATACATCCGCATTGGCTGTTTGAGGCGCTGGCGTATTTTATCGGGTTTCGCCTGTATTTGAAAATGCGGAGCAAAGGACAGCTGCCGACTGTGCAAGCGTTATGGCTTGCAGTGGCGGCCGTGCTGGGCGCAGCGGCCGGATCGAAAGTGCTGTTCTGGTTGGAGGATCCGCTGCTTACATGGCGAAGTATAACGCAAAACCCGGCGTATCTGATGGAGGGCAAGACGATAGTCGGCGGTCTGCTGGGCGGGTTGATTGGCGTGGAAGCCATGAAAAAGCGGATCGGGTGGACCCGGAGAACCGGCGATGACTATGCGATCCCGCTGATCGTCGGCATGATGATTGGCCGCATCGGCTGCTTCCTGACCGGACTGGACGATCATACGCACGGCATCCGGACAACTTGGTGGACGGGGGTAGACTTCGGCGACGGCGTGTTGAGGCATCCGACCCAGCTGTATGAGATCGCCTTCCTCGGACTGCTGCTGCTCGCGCTTGTTCTGCTTCGAAGGAAGAAGGTACTGCCTGAAGGCGGGCAGTTCCAGCTGTTCATGTTCGGCTACTTGCTGTTCCGTCTGCTGATTGAATTCATCAAGCCTGCGCCTAGTCCGTATCTGGGCCTGCATGCCATACAGGTGGCCTGCTTGCTTGGCTTGCTGCATTACATACCGCTAGTGATAGCCATGATTCGCCAACAGCGCAAAGGAGTGACACCGCATGCCTAA
- a CDS encoding ABC transporter substrate-binding protein, whose amino-acid sequence MKKWSALLLTMAVLLVLSACSGGNGGSATQSPNGDSGSKGSGDAGKQVTLRVLHWINEPVNKYMEDVFIPQFEEKYTNVKIDYTTVPSDSTYDQLMQTRINANDADIVAYKSSFVGAPQEWSPGAADPLWKQWADAGLLADLTEEDFIANYNPVDVENAMTYDGKVYGVNMGKVSFTGLFYNKDIFAQYNLDVPTTWDEFMVVLNTLKDNGVTPIGFAGKEVWPINLAVQGLQATIHEDQLAYIKGLWTGETKFTDPAAIEVLEKAQIMMNYAQNGFMGTDYGTLPSLFAAGQVAMAADGTWNAATYQGLNPDLNFGYFPIPGSSNAAVNGKLAGKYDMTWMVVEKSSNKDWALTFLEEMSSRDNYTAFVNAAGFLPTQDVTVDSEFINEIMPYLGEFILAWDQLAINRENVGQYADGSSPHAEFLKPAGPLESPQELADLSQKDWDAAAQ is encoded by the coding sequence ATGAAAAAATGGTCTGCATTGCTGCTAACCATGGCTGTCCTACTTGTGTTGTCCGCTTGTTCAGGGGGGAATGGCGGTAGCGCTACACAATCGCCTAACGGGGATTCAGGTTCGAAGGGCTCAGGGGATGCCGGAAAGCAGGTCACGCTCCGTGTATTGCACTGGATTAATGAACCGGTTAACAAGTATATGGAGGATGTGTTCATTCCGCAATTTGAGGAGAAGTATACGAATGTTAAGATCGATTATACGACCGTACCTTCTGACAGCACGTATGATCAACTGATGCAAACACGAATTAATGCCAATGATGCAGATATAGTGGCCTACAAGAGTTCCTTTGTAGGAGCGCCGCAGGAGTGGTCGCCAGGAGCGGCTGATCCGCTGTGGAAGCAGTGGGCGGACGCTGGATTGCTCGCGGATTTGACGGAAGAAGACTTTATCGCAAATTACAATCCGGTTGATGTGGAAAATGCGATGACCTACGACGGCAAAGTGTATGGTGTGAACATGGGGAAAGTATCCTTCACCGGGCTTTTCTACAATAAAGATATTTTTGCGCAGTATAATTTAGATGTTCCGACGACTTGGGATGAATTCATGGTTGTGTTGAATACGCTGAAGGACAACGGTGTTACACCAATTGGTTTTGCCGGCAAGGAAGTGTGGCCAATCAATTTGGCAGTGCAAGGGCTGCAAGCCACGATTCATGAAGATCAGTTGGCTTATATTAAAGGGCTTTGGACAGGGGAAACGAAGTTCACCGATCCGGCAGCGATTGAAGTGCTGGAGAAAGCGCAAATCATGATGAACTACGCGCAAAACGGCTTTATGGGCACTGATTACGGCACACTGCCAAGCTTGTTCGCAGCAGGCCAAGTAGCGATGGCTGCTGACGGCACTTGGAATGCGGCTACCTATCAAGGCTTGAATCCTGACTTAAATTTCGGATACTTCCCAATACCAGGAAGCAGCAATGCCGCGGTCAATGGCAAATTAGCAGGGAAGTACGATATGACTTGGATGGTGGTAGAGAAATCGTCGAACAAAGACTGGGCGTTGACGTTCTTGGAAGAGATGAGCTCGCGCGACAACTATACGGCTTTCGTGAATGCTGCAGGCTTCTTGCCGACGCAGGATGTGACGGTGGACAGCGAGTTTATTAATGAAATCATGCCTTATCTCGGAGAGTTCATTCTTGCATGGGATCAATTGGCCATCAATCGTGAGAATGTAGGCCAATACGCCGATGGATCGAGCCCGCACGCTGAATTCCTGAAGCCGGCAGGACCGCTAGAATCTCCGCAGGAGCTAGCCGACTTGTCACAGAAGGATTGGGACGCAGCAGCACAGTAA
- a CDS encoding LacI family DNA-binding transcriptional regulator, with translation MNMKTIAKLAGVSVSTVSKIIHNYPDVGEETKKHVLKIMEENGYQPSTSSKLTAITKSQLIGVVFAGKLNVDFRHPFFIEVINAFKKQIGILGYDVILFSNEKFLSGGEDYLARCLHYHVDGCIIIAGDELEPSIGDLDRSDIPCIGVDIELHGKNSAYIMTDNKKIASKVIEHFYINGYREIGYLGTDRKTGVMQIREDAFREAMSSFAMPIREEWFVYSSGFEEQFGYEATQAWIARGSLPKALFAASDLLAFGALRAFREHQIKVPEEIAVIGCDDIDACQYITPSLTTIRQDKERIGRLAAMMLFDLMNKQTQGSAIMVEPELKIRSSCGAQPLWQTNAPAAQPK, from the coding sequence ATGAATATGAAAACCATTGCCAAGCTGGCTGGGGTTTCCGTCTCCACCGTCTCGAAGATTATTCACAATTATCCCGATGTCGGCGAGGAAACAAAAAAGCATGTGCTAAAAATTATGGAGGAGAACGGTTATCAACCCAGTACATCGTCCAAGCTGACCGCCATTACCAAGTCTCAGCTCATTGGCGTTGTCTTTGCCGGCAAGCTCAATGTCGATTTCAGACACCCCTTCTTCATCGAAGTGATCAATGCCTTCAAGAAGCAGATCGGAATTCTGGGCTATGACGTCATTTTGTTTTCCAACGAGAAGTTTCTCAGCGGCGGCGAGGATTATTTGGCGCGCTGCCTCCATTATCATGTGGACGGCTGCATCATTATTGCCGGCGATGAGCTGGAGCCAAGCATCGGCGATCTGGATCGAAGCGATATTCCCTGTATAGGCGTCGACATCGAGCTGCACGGCAAAAATTCCGCCTATATCATGACAGACAACAAGAAGATCGCCTCCAAAGTAATTGAGCACTTCTACATTAACGGCTACCGGGAAATCGGCTACCTCGGCACCGATCGCAAGACCGGCGTCATGCAAATCCGCGAGGATGCGTTCCGGGAAGCGATGAGCAGCTTTGCCATGCCGATACGCGAAGAATGGTTCGTCTACAGCAGCGGATTCGAAGAACAGTTCGGCTACGAGGCTACCCAAGCCTGGATTGCCAGGGGCTCTCTCCCCAAGGCATTGTTCGCTGCCTCCGACCTCCTCGCCTTCGGCGCGCTGCGGGCATTCCGCGAGCACCAGATAAAAGTGCCGGAGGAGATCGCGGTTATCGGCTGTGACGATATCGACGCTTGCCAATACATTACGCCGTCCCTGACGACCATCCGCCAGGACAAAGAACGGATCGGCAGACTGGCGGCTATGATGCTGTTCGATCTGATGAACAAGCAGACACAGGGCAGCGCTATTATGGTAGAGCCGGAGTTGAAAATTCGCTCTTCCTGCGGTGCGCAGCCCTTGTGGCAGACGAATGCGCCAGCCGCACAACCGAAATAA
- a CDS encoding LCP family protein yields MWKTRKFWLIVGICFVALSLFAATGLAYQLNHWWNEAHISTDPDKAILSDKQRDKIMTQKLNRNEPEKNEETRYDFYALIIGLDLRDDSFMLNTDTIIVAHVMPKRQRVKLLSLPRDLRVTDLEDRSVKINSVFADGYMQAREKSRLNPDLLSGKTVKLGQFHIYEELLSSGMVVLRETVEEYLDISIDHTFLVHFQTVTELVDAVGGIEIDVKRTMVWDDGADGTSIYFEPGVQHVNGEQALHYARFRMDSRGERYHSNDFERNERQQEVISRIVDKVVSWNSLPKVLDMIDIVAKNVKTDMGQNDMIQLARNFYSGWSSGSVESIPFPGYWNYPFVYIDEEDLEQVKQALKSLE; encoded by the coding sequence TTGTGGAAAACGCGTAAGTTTTGGCTAATTGTCGGAATCTGTTTCGTGGCCTTGTCCCTCTTTGCAGCTACCGGTCTGGCCTACCAACTGAATCATTGGTGGAATGAAGCGCATATTTCTACCGATCCGGATAAAGCCATTCTGTCAGATAAGCAGAGAGACAAGATCATGACCCAGAAGCTGAATCGAAACGAGCCCGAGAAAAACGAGGAAACCCGCTACGATTTTTATGCGCTGATCATCGGCTTGGATCTAAGGGACGACTCTTTCATGCTCAATACAGACACGATTATTGTTGCTCATGTAATGCCAAAGCGGCAAAGGGTCAAGCTCTTATCTCTCCCTCGTGACTTAAGAGTCACCGATTTGGAAGATCGGTCTGTGAAGATTAACAGTGTGTTTGCGGATGGGTATATGCAAGCTCGGGAGAAGTCACGCCTCAATCCAGACCTGTTGTCGGGGAAAACCGTTAAATTGGGGCAATTTCATATTTACGAAGAACTTCTAAGTTCCGGAATGGTTGTATTAAGAGAAACGGTCGAAGAATATCTGGACATATCAATCGATCATACATTCCTCGTACACTTCCAGACGGTGACCGAACTGGTTGATGCTGTTGGAGGCATAGAGATAGACGTAAAGCGGACAATGGTATGGGATGACGGCGCCGATGGCACCAGCATATATTTCGAGCCCGGTGTCCAGCATGTAAATGGAGAGCAAGCATTGCATTACGCCCGTTTCCGTATGGATTCCAGGGGCGAGCGATACCATTCGAACGACTTCGAACGCAACGAGAGGCAGCAGGAAGTCATTTCCCGCATCGTGGACAAAGTCGTGTCATGGAACAGTCTGCCGAAAGTGTTGGATATGATCGACATTGTCGCCAAGAACGTCAAAACAGATATGGGACAAAACGACATGATCCAGTTGGCCAGAAACTTCTACAGCGGCTGGTCCAGCGGTTCAGTTGAGAGCATCCCTTTCCCCGGATATTGGAACTACCCATTCGTCTATATCGACGAGGAGGATCTGGAGCAAGTCAAACAAGCGCTGAAATCCTTGGAATAG
- the rbsD gene encoding D-ribose pyranase, which yields MKRSQILNKDLNEVIAGMGHGDWIIVCDAGFPIPNAVRRVDLAIQRDLPDLETVLRLITEDFIAEKVYYAEEMPQYNPPLINKVKQIFNGIDLATMPHEKILSEAAYRAKAVVRTGAFDPYGNIILQSGVDAPKWFNREGVLVPDAYKDRV from the coding sequence ATGAAGAGAAGCCAGATATTGAATAAAGATCTGAATGAAGTCATTGCGGGCATGGGTCATGGGGATTGGATCATCGTATGCGACGCCGGGTTCCCGATTCCGAACGCCGTACGCAGGGTGGATTTGGCGATTCAACGGGATTTGCCGGATCTCGAGACGGTGCTGCGCCTCATTACAGAAGATTTCATTGCAGAGAAAGTATATTATGCGGAAGAAATGCCGCAGTATAATCCGCCTCTTATCAATAAGGTGAAACAAATCTTCAACGGCATTGACCTGGCAACGATGCCCCATGAGAAGATTTTGTCTGAAGCGGCGTACAGAGCAAAGGCCGTTGTGAGAACCGGGGCCTTCGATCCATACGGCAATATTATTTTGCAGTCGGGGGTCGATGCACCCAAGTGGTTTAATAGAGAAGGAGTTTTGGTGCCGGACGCCTACAAAGACAGAGTATAG
- a CDS encoding alpha/beta fold hydrolase codes for MNGVISTMQILTHQEHGSGNPVVLLHGFPGSSAYWQLMLPQSAAACRVYTPDLPGHGASPLPDGEASIDAYADAVAAWMRHIGLGRATILGHSMGGYTALALLERHPDAVSAIGLIHSTPYADSDEAKQNRLNQIARIREEGMDTFVEGMVPKLFAPQHLTSMPEHIETVKAIGRRNPPEGAMYALEAMRKRPERLHLLQQAGVPVLLVAGEEDQVISPARTLVVEGDHVTSASLPGCGHMGMYERPAQLADVIISFVTQTAL; via the coding sequence ATGAACGGAGTGATCTCTACTATGCAAATCCTCACCCATCAGGAGCATGGAAGCGGCAATCCTGTCGTCCTCCTGCACGGCTTTCCCGGAAGTTCGGCCTATTGGCAGCTGATGCTTCCCCAATCGGCTGCGGCCTGCCGCGTTTATACGCCAGACTTGCCCGGGCACGGAGCAAGTCCGTTGCCGGATGGCGAAGCCTCGATTGACGCTTATGCGGATGCGGTAGCGGCCTGGATGCGCCACATCGGTCTTGGGCGAGCAACGATCCTCGGTCATTCCATGGGCGGATACACCGCTCTGGCCTTGCTGGAGCGCCATCCGGACGCCGTATCCGCAATCGGATTGATTCACTCCACGCCCTATGCCGACAGCGATGAAGCCAAGCAAAATCGGCTGAATCAGATAGCCCGTATACGCGAAGAGGGGATGGACACGTTCGTCGAGGGCATGGTGCCCAAGCTCTTCGCTCCGCAGCACTTGACGTCCATGCCTGAACATATCGAGACCGTGAAGGCCATTGGCCGCCGAAATCCTCCGGAGGGAGCGATGTATGCGCTGGAGGCTATGCGCAAGCGTCCCGAACGGCTGCATCTGCTTCAGCAAGCCGGGGTGCCTGTGCTGCTGGTCGCCGGCGAAGAAGACCAGGTCATCTCGCCCGCGCGCACTCTTGTTGTTGAAGGCGACCACGTTACTTCTGCATCCTTGCCAGGCTGCGGCCACATGGGAATGTACGAGCGGCCGGCACAGCTTGCTGACGTCATCATCTCCTTCGTTACGCAGACTGCTCTATAA
- a CDS encoding carbohydrate ABC transporter permease, whose translation MRESRTILGMRYGIVLLFMALYLLPLLYLFNVSMKTQFEYLANPLAIAESLRFSNFAEAWQLGNFAKYLWNSVLYTVTSTVLSMLLSLIAAFPIARGYVKFSSFFYTFFLISMFLPNPLIPQFALMTELGLYNTQIGYILLRTTGTGIAFLLIVGYIKSISRDLDEAAAMDGCGYIRYLFTILLPLTKPVLATGIILTAIGTWNDIIMPVIYLSDQSLAPVTKGLFAFRGQYLNNWPLLACGIIIVAAPLIVLYAFLQKYLVDGALAGAVKS comes from the coding sequence ATGAGGGAATCCAGAACGATTCTAGGAATGCGTTATGGCATCGTGCTGCTGTTCATGGCTCTATATTTGCTGCCGCTTCTCTATTTGTTCAATGTTTCGATGAAGACGCAGTTCGAATATTTGGCGAACCCATTAGCGATCGCAGAATCGCTGCGCTTCTCAAATTTTGCAGAGGCTTGGCAGCTAGGGAACTTTGCCAAATACTTGTGGAATAGTGTGCTCTATACCGTGACCTCTACGGTGCTGTCTATGCTGCTCTCACTTATAGCGGCATTCCCGATTGCACGGGGATATGTGAAGTTTAGTAGCTTTTTCTATACATTTTTTCTCATCTCGATGTTCTTGCCCAATCCGCTCATACCGCAATTTGCGCTGATGACGGAGCTTGGCTTGTATAATACCCAAATCGGCTATATCTTGCTGCGTACGACAGGCACCGGCATTGCGTTCCTGCTGATCGTAGGCTACATCAAGTCGATATCTCGGGACTTGGATGAAGCGGCAGCCATGGACGGCTGCGGGTATATTCGTTATTTGTTCACGATTTTGCTGCCGCTGACGAAGCCGGTGCTGGCCACCGGCATTATCTTGACGGCAATCGGAACGTGGAATGACATTATCATGCCGGTTATTTATTTGTCAGATCAGAGCTTGGCGCCTGTAACGAAGGGACTGTTCGCGTTCCGCGGACAATATTTGAACAACTGGCCGCTGCTTGCATGCGGCATCATCATCGTAGCTGCGCCGTTGATTGTGCTGTACGCTTTCCTTCAGAAGTACCTCGTGGACGGGGCGCTTGCTGGAGCGGTGAAGTCATAA
- a CDS encoding small acid-soluble spore protein P, with the protein MTNRQEQPRTAGKEPLDGSKKVKNRNHSRRNQHTEG; encoded by the coding sequence ATGACCAACCGTCAGGAACAGCCTCGCACAGCGGGGAAAGAGCCGCTTGACGGCTCCAAGAAAGTGAAAAATCGCAACCACTCGAGGCGAAATCAGCACACTGAGGGATAG
- a CDS encoding radical SAM protein: MPNRPYLYHELTASVCSKCLRKAEAKIVFEDNKVYMLKRCMQHGPEKVLISDDVAYYKRCRDFTKPGDVPLRWNTPIRYGCPYDCGLCPDHEQHSCLTLIEVTDRCNLQCPICYADSSPKRESYRSLEQIERMLDAVVANEGEPDIVQISGGEPTLHPHFFEILDMAKSRPIKHLMVNTNGIRLASDREFAKRLADYMPGFELYLQFDSFERDALLELRGADLRDVRKKAIEHANEFGISTTLVVTLKKGLNDREIGDIIQYGVKQKAVRGVTFQPIQAAGRTEQYDPSRDRLTVSEVRRMIIEQSGLFQEEDVIPVPCHPDCLAMGYALKTGDGRAVPLTGLIDPQILLEGGQNTIVYEQDEALRSKLFELFSLNQTPNSSPLKLKELLCCLPLVPVPDAIGYEQVFRIVIMQFMDAYNLDVRSVKKSCVHIVHPDGRIIPFDTYNLFYRDGLEEQLRQLQQERL, encoded by the coding sequence ATGCCTAACCGGCCTTATTTGTATCATGAATTGACCGCAAGTGTATGTTCCAAGTGCCTGCGCAAAGCAGAGGCAAAAATCGTGTTCGAGGACAACAAGGTGTATATGCTGAAGCGCTGCATGCAGCACGGTCCGGAGAAAGTCCTGATCTCTGATGATGTGGCTTATTACAAGCGCTGCAGAGACTTTACGAAGCCGGGCGACGTGCCGCTCCGCTGGAATACGCCGATTCGATATGGCTGTCCGTACGATTGCGGGCTGTGTCCGGATCACGAGCAGCATAGCTGCCTGACTCTGATTGAGGTGACGGACCGCTGCAATTTGCAATGTCCGATTTGCTACGCGGATTCCTCGCCGAAGCGGGAGTCGTATCGGTCGCTGGAACAGATTGAGCGGATGCTGGACGCCGTGGTGGCCAACGAAGGAGAGCCTGACATTGTGCAGATCAGCGGGGGCGAGCCGACGCTGCATCCTCACTTCTTCGAGATTCTCGATATGGCCAAGTCACGGCCGATCAAGCACCTGATGGTCAATACGAATGGGATTCGATTGGCGAGCGACCGCGAATTCGCCAAGCGGTTGGCGGACTATATGCCCGGATTCGAGCTGTATTTGCAGTTCGACAGCTTCGAGCGGGATGCGCTGTTGGAGCTGCGCGGCGCAGATTTGCGCGATGTGAGGAAGAAGGCGATTGAGCATGCCAATGAGTTCGGCATCTCGACGACCCTGGTTGTGACGCTCAAGAAGGGGCTGAATGATCGCGAGATCGGGGACATTATTCAATACGGGGTTAAGCAGAAGGCAGTGCGCGGCGTTACCTTCCAACCCATACAGGCTGCCGGAAGAACCGAGCAGTACGATCCGTCCAGGGACCGTCTGACCGTCAGTGAAGTTCGGCGGATGATTATCGAGCAGTCCGGCTTGTTCCAGGAGGAGGATGTGATTCCGGTGCCTTGCCATCCCGACTGTCTGGCAATGGGGTACGCATTGAAGACCGGGGACGGGCGTGCTGTGCCGTTGACAGGCCTGATCGATCCGCAAATATTGCTGGAGGGCGGCCAGAACACGATTGTCTATGAACAGGATGAAGCCTTGCGCAGCAAGCTGTTCGAGCTGTTCTCCCTGAATCAGACGCCGAACAGCTCGCCGTTGAAGCTCAAGGAGCTGCTCTGCTGCCTGCCGCTTGTCCCGGTTCCCGATGCAATTGGCTATGAGCAAGTATTCCGTATCGTAATCATGCAGTTCATGGATGCCTACAATCTGGATGTTCGGTCTGTGAAGAAATCTTGCGTGCACATCGTGCATCCGGATGGCAGAATCATCCCGTTCGATACGTATAATCTGTTCTATCGGGACGGATTGGAGGAGCAGCTCAGGCAGCTGCAGCAGGAACGGCTATAG